A single window of Anomaloglossus baeobatrachus isolate aAnoBae1 chromosome 5, aAnoBae1.hap1, whole genome shotgun sequence DNA harbors:
- the LOC142312832 gene encoding uncharacterized protein LOC142312832, with the protein MPKSDQILKTAPFKVFRTIFRKFVNPSVLSSERTTPERCPRPLLPQDCKQENPDVPQDDQGEDLTHINTTGTYGRGDEGCKEEIPTDNCTDDCTRGLEEHIIFSGIEADDYSVTSDTNEEHAIIHDVPPVLHSKDLSCDTFQQFLSTDSSQTFKQIKMNRRDGKHDEAQKQNKPFLCSHCGKYFNQKSSLVTHLRNHTGEKPFSCLECGKCFNQKISLVTHLRNHTGEKPFSCSECGKCFNQKPSLVTHLRIHTGEKPFSCLKCGKCFTDKSTLVRHQRIHTEEKLFSCPECGKWFSQKSDFAKHQKTHAGKKPFSCPECGKNFNEKKYLVTHLRSHTGENAFSCSECGKYFPKKSNLVTHQRIHTGEKPFSCFKCGKCFNQKPHLVTHLRIHTDEKQFSCSECGNCFTEKSTLIRHQRIHTGQTLFSCPECGKCFVQISKLIIHQRIHTGDTPFSCLECGKFFNQKSHLITHQRNHTGEKPFSCSECEKCFTVKSTLVRHQRIHKK; encoded by the exons ATGCCCAAAAGTGACcaaattttaaaaactgcacccttcaaggtATTCAGAACCATATTTAGgaagtttgttaacccttcag ttctatccagtgagaggacaacaccagagagatgtccccgtcctcttcttccacaggactgtaaacaagaaaatccagatgttcctcaggatgatcag ggtgaagatctgacccatattaatactacagggaCATATGGCAGGGGTGATGaggggtgtaaagaggagattcctacagataactgcACAG atgactgtacgagGGGCTTAGAGGAACATATAATTTTTTCAGGCATTGAAGCAGATGATTATAGTGTCACATCAGATACAAATGAAGAGCATGCCATTATCCATGATGTACCTCCAGTCctacacagcaaagatctatcatgtgATACTTTTCAACAGTTTCTTTCTACTGATTCATCACAGACTTTTAAGCAAATTAAAATGAACAGAAGGGATGGTAAACATGATGAAGCTCAAAAACAAAACAAGCCCTTTTTATGTTCAcattgtgggaaatattttaatcaaaaatcaagtcttgttacacatctgagaaatcacacaggggagaagccattttcatgtttagaatgtgggaaatgttttaatcaaaaAATAAGTCTCGTTACACATCttagaaatcacacaggggagaagccattttcatgttcagaatgtggtaaatgttttaatcAAAAACCAAGCCTTGTTACacatttgagaattcacacaggggagaagccattttcttgtttaaaatgtgggaaatgttttacagacaaatcaactcttgttagacatcagagaattcacacagaagAAAAgttattttcatgtccagaatgtggaaaatggttTTCTCAGAAATCTGATTTTGCTAAACATCAGAAAACTCAtgcagggaagaagccattttcatgcccagagtgTGGAAAAAATTTTAATGAGAAAAAATATCTTGTTACGCATTTGAGAAGTCATACAGGGGAAAatgcattttcatgttcagaatgtgggaaatattttcccaagaaatcaaatcttgttacgcatcagagaattcacacaggggagaagccattttcatgtttcaaatgtgggaaatgttttaatcagaaaccacatcttgttacacatttaAGAATTCACACAGATGAGAagcaattttcatgttcagaatgtgggaactgttttacagagaaatcaactcttattagacatcagagaattcacacaggacagacgttattttcatgtccagaatgtgggaaatgttttgtacagatTTCAAAACttattatacatcagagaattcacacaggggatacaccattttcatgtttagaatgtgggaaattttttaatcagaaatcacatcttattacacatcaaagaaatcacacaggggagaagccattttcatgttcggaatgtgagaaatgttttacagtcAAATCAACTCTTGTTAGACATCAGCGAATTCACAAAAAGTAG